A section of the Amycolatopsis sp. AA4 genome encodes:
- a CDS encoding phosphocholine-specific phospholipase C, with amino-acid sequence MSSVSRRRFMQLAAATAAGTALPGSIARAASVPAAVRTGTLADVEHVVVLMQENRSFDHYFGTLNGVRGFGDPRPVSLPNGKPVWHQADSSGAVTLPFRPAEDNLGLTFIEDLNHDWNGTHTAWSTGRWDKWIPAKTRTTMAYLTRKDIPFHYALADAFTVCDAYHCSMLSSTDPNRYYLYTGWTGNDGSGNGPVLGNEETGYGWTSFPEILEKAGISWKIYQDVGDGLDKDHGWGWTKDPYIGNYGDNSLLYLTQYQKSAPGTPLYDKARTGTHATAGEGFFDHLTADVKANRLPQVSWIVAPEAYCEHPAWPANYGAWYVSGVLDALTADPDVWSKTVLLITYDENDGFFDHVVPPYPPRDANWGKSTASVAGEWYEGGAAASYAKGMPYGLGPRVPLLAISPWSTGGWVCSQTFDHTSLIQFVEKRFGVHNPNISPWRRAVCGDLTSAFDFTGANSGVPSLPGTGGYQPPADHRTPPTYHPVPPSNGSLPKQEPGTRKARPLPYDLAADTEARDGRMYFTFANLGDAGAGFHVTSRMRSDGPWPYTVEGHKSVTDSWQLPSGAGDWYQYSVFGPNGWLREQEGTVGGLGPEVTARHYDGYVTVTFKNPTSRTVTFTGVDAYAPSESYHYTLAPGTSRAVPKWGVANGWYDITVKADHDGKYVRRFAGHAETGRASTSDPAIATS; translated from the coding sequence ATGTCATCGGTCAGCCGTCGCAGATTCATGCAGCTCGCCGCGGCGACCGCCGCCGGCACTGCGCTGCCCGGGAGCATCGCGCGGGCAGCCTCGGTGCCGGCCGCCGTGCGCACCGGCACCCTCGCGGACGTCGAGCACGTTGTCGTGCTGATGCAGGAAAACCGGTCGTTCGACCACTATTTCGGGACCCTCAACGGCGTCCGCGGCTTCGGCGACCCGCGTCCGGTTTCGCTGCCGAACGGAAAACCGGTGTGGCATCAGGCCGATTCCAGCGGCGCCGTGACGCTGCCGTTCCGGCCCGCCGAGGACAACCTGGGCCTCACCTTCATCGAGGATCTCAACCACGACTGGAACGGCACGCACACCGCGTGGAGCACCGGCCGGTGGGACAAGTGGATCCCGGCGAAAACCCGCACCACGATGGCGTATCTGACCCGCAAGGACATCCCGTTCCACTACGCGCTCGCCGACGCGTTCACCGTCTGCGACGCGTACCACTGCTCGATGCTTTCCTCGACCGATCCGAACCGGTACTACTTGTACACCGGATGGACCGGAAACGACGGCTCCGGCAACGGACCGGTGCTGGGCAACGAAGAAACCGGCTACGGCTGGACCAGTTTCCCGGAAATCCTGGAAAAGGCCGGGATTTCGTGGAAGATCTACCAGGACGTCGGCGACGGCCTCGACAAGGACCACGGCTGGGGCTGGACGAAAGACCCGTACATCGGCAACTACGGCGACAACTCGCTGCTTTACCTGACCCAGTACCAGAAATCGGCTCCGGGCACGCCGCTCTACGACAAGGCCCGCACCGGCACGCACGCCACCGCGGGCGAGGGCTTCTTCGACCACCTCACCGCGGACGTCAAGGCGAACCGCCTGCCGCAGGTTTCCTGGATCGTGGCCCCGGAAGCGTATTGCGAGCATCCGGCGTGGCCGGCCAATTACGGCGCCTGGTATGTCTCCGGCGTCCTCGACGCGCTGACGGCCGATCCGGACGTGTGGAGCAAAACCGTCCTGCTCATCACTTACGACGAGAACGACGGTTTCTTCGACCACGTCGTGCCGCCGTATCCGCCGCGCGACGCGAACTGGGGAAAGTCGACGGCGAGCGTCGCCGGCGAATGGTACGAAGGCGGCGCGGCCGCGTCGTACGCCAAAGGAATGCCTTACGGACTCGGCCCGCGCGTTCCGCTGCTGGCCATCTCGCCGTGGAGCACCGGCGGCTGGGTCTGCTCGCAGACTTTCGACCACACCTCGCTGATCCAGTTCGTGGAAAAGCGCTTCGGCGTGCACAACCCGAACATTTCGCCGTGGCGCCGCGCAGTGTGCGGGGACCTCACGTCGGCGTTCGATTTCACCGGAGCCAACAGCGGTGTCCCGTCCCTGCCCGGCACCGGCGGATACCAGCCGCCCGCCGATCACCGCACCCCGCCGACCTATCACCCGGTGCCCCCGTCGAACGGTTCGCTCCCGAAACAGGAACCCGGCACCCGCAAAGCGCGCCCGCTGCCGTACGACCTGGCCGCGGACACCGAGGCCCGCGATGGCCGGATGTACTTCACCTTCGCCAACCTTGGCGACGCCGGAGCCGGATTCCACGTGACGTCCCGGATGCGTTCCGACGGTCCGTGGCCGTACACCGTGGAAGGCCACAAGTCGGTCACCGACAGCTGGCAGTTGCCCAGCGGCGCGGGAGATTGGTACCAGTACTCAGTTTTCGGCCCGAACGGCTGGCTCCGCGAACAGGAGGGAACGGTCGGCGGCTTGGGCCCGGAGGTGACCGCCCGGCACTACGACGGCTACGTGACGGTGACGTTCAAGAACCCGACCAGCCGCACGGTCACCTTCACCGGCGTGGACGCGTACGCGCCTTCGGAGTCGTACCACTACACGCTCGCCCCAGGCACCTCACGCGCGGTTCCGAAGTGGGGTGTGGCCAACGGCTGGTACGACATCACGGTCAAGGCGGATCACGACGGGAAATACGTCCGGCGCTTCGCGGGCCACGCGGAAACCGGCCGGGCCTCGACGAGCGATCCGGCTATCGCTACCAGCTGA
- a CDS encoding helix-turn-helix transcriptional regulator, which produces MPDDVFLALANPVRRRLLEILADGPCTAGDLAARFELSRPAVAEHLKVLRDAALVRDEPVGRQRFYHLESEPLEQVGEWLHPFERFWRGRLRSMADLLENEEETP; this is translated from the coding sequence ATGCCCGACGACGTCTTCCTCGCCCTCGCCAATCCCGTCCGGCGGCGGCTGCTGGAGATCCTCGCGGACGGCCCGTGCACGGCGGGCGACCTCGCGGCGCGGTTCGAGCTGAGCCGTCCGGCGGTCGCCGAGCATCTCAAGGTGCTGCGCGACGCCGCGCTGGTCCGCGACGAACCCGTGGGGCGGCAACGCTTCTACCACCTGGAAAGCGAACCGCTGGAGCAGGTCGGCGAATGGCTGCACCCGTTCGAACGGTTCTGGCGCGGCCGGCTGCGCAGCATGGCCGACCTGCTGGAAAACGAGGAGGAAACCCCGTGA
- a CDS encoding SRPBCC domain-containing protein → MTYARTGSISVDQFIAAAPEKVWRALTDPELHAKWWVPGDVGPDVGPDVGHEFHLEMPGFGSIPCRVVESEPPVKLVYTFNDNWTLAWTLVAEGQGTRLLLNHSGFDLDDKRQADACERMGPGWRDGVLPRLAKLDLG, encoded by the coding sequence GTGACGTACGCCCGGACCGGCAGTATCTCGGTCGACCAGTTCATCGCCGCCGCACCGGAAAAGGTCTGGCGCGCGCTCACCGATCCCGAGTTGCACGCGAAGTGGTGGGTGCCCGGCGACGTCGGCCCGGACGTCGGCCCGGACGTCGGCCACGAGTTCCACCTGGAAATGCCCGGATTCGGCTCGATCCCGTGCCGTGTCGTCGAATCCGAGCCGCCGGTGAAATTGGTCTACACCTTCAACGACAACTGGACCCTCGCCTGGACGCTGGTCGCCGAGGGCCAGGGCACCCGCCTCCTGCTGAACCACTCCGGCTTCGACCTCGACGACAAACGCCAGGCGGACGCGTGCGAGCGGATGGGCCCGGGCTGGCGCGACGGCGTGCTGCCGCGGCTGGCGAAGCTCGACCTCGGCTGA
- a CDS encoding class I SAM-dependent methyltransferase, with translation MAVVQTWLTDTRTSYDTVAASYADRLRDSIARSPSLRMTLGLFASLVRETGPVADVGCGTGHVTAHLNGLGLQAFGLDLSPGMIEVARRDHPAVRFAVGSMTALPLPDASVAGLLAWWSLIHVPDEEVPTALAQFYRVLRPGAPVAIGFHVGAVARLKTQGYGGHPMQVHVYRRRPAQVSEWLREAGFTVEAEWVEQLDSEVPQAVVYARRPA, from the coding sequence GTGGCCGTCGTGCAGACCTGGCTGACCGACACCCGGACCTCGTACGACACCGTCGCCGCCAGCTACGCCGACCGGTTGCGCGACTCGATCGCCCGAAGCCCTTCGCTGCGGATGACCCTGGGATTGTTCGCCTCGCTGGTGCGCGAAACGGGTCCGGTGGCCGACGTCGGCTGCGGCACCGGACACGTCACCGCGCACCTGAACGGCCTTGGCCTGCAAGCGTTCGGCCTTGACCTTTCGCCCGGCATGATCGAGGTGGCCCGGCGAGACCACCCGGCGGTGCGGTTCGCGGTCGGCTCGATGACCGCCCTTCCGCTGCCCGACGCTTCGGTGGCCGGTCTGCTGGCGTGGTGGTCCCTGATTCATGTCCCGGACGAGGAGGTGCCGACGGCGCTCGCGCAGTTTTACCGCGTGCTGCGGCCGGGAGCGCCGGTCGCGATCGGCTTCCACGTCGGTGCCGTCGCCCGGTTGAAGACGCAGGGCTACGGCGGGCATCCGATGCAGGTGCACGTTTATCGCCGCCGTCCCGCGCAAGTGTCGGAGTGGTTGCGCGAGGCCGGGTTCACCGTCGAGGCGGAATGGGTGGAGCAGCTGGACAGCGAGGTGCCGCAAGCGGTCGTTTACGCTCGCCGTCCAGCCTGA
- a CDS encoding Lrp/AsnC family transcriptional regulator — protein MDSDYDDLDRQLVHALQIDPRAPFSAIADALGVSDRTVARRYARLRSTGAVRVIGGVNEAAFGAVQWFLRIRCAPSATGAVAEALARRPDTAWVSLTSGGTEITCTVRIENSADSEALLLAKLPRTPRVEGVTAHSVLHAFYGGSDSVVAKIGTLDDAAVTRLRPPPLPLRPGPATLDDGDRALLAALADDGRAGFEQLAAATGWSATTVRRRMAELRERGVLYFDLDLDWRLYGKGIRTLLWLSVAPAALEETGTALAAHPEVAYAAATTGPTNLYATVVCASHQELYRYLTTSVAALPAVTHVETAPVIKTVKQAANRR, from the coding sequence GTGGATTCCGACTACGACGATCTCGACCGCCAACTCGTGCACGCCCTCCAGATCGACCCCCGTGCCCCGTTCAGCGCGATCGCCGACGCGCTCGGCGTGTCGGATCGCACCGTCGCCCGCCGCTACGCCCGGCTCCGGTCGACCGGAGCGGTCCGGGTCATCGGCGGCGTCAACGAGGCAGCTTTCGGTGCGGTGCAATGGTTCCTCCGCATCCGGTGCGCCCCCAGCGCGACGGGCGCGGTCGCCGAAGCCCTCGCACGACGGCCGGACACCGCTTGGGTGAGCCTGACGTCCGGCGGCACCGAAATCACCTGCACAGTCCGGATCGAAAACTCGGCCGACAGCGAAGCGTTGCTGCTGGCCAAACTCCCGCGCACGCCCCGGGTCGAAGGCGTCACCGCGCATTCGGTGCTGCACGCGTTCTACGGCGGTTCCGACAGCGTGGTCGCCAAAATCGGCACGCTGGACGACGCCGCTGTCACCCGGTTGCGCCCGCCGCCGCTCCCCCTCCGGCCCGGACCGGCGACGCTCGACGACGGCGACCGCGCACTCCTCGCCGCGCTCGCCGACGACGGCCGCGCCGGATTCGAACAGCTCGCCGCCGCGACCGGCTGGTCCGCGACCACCGTCCGCCGCCGCATGGCGGAGCTGCGCGAACGGGGCGTGCTGTATTTCGACCTCGACCTCGACTGGCGGTTGTACGGCAAGGGAATCCGGACCCTGCTGTGGCTTTCGGTCGCCCCGGCGGCACTGGAAGAAACCGGCACCGCGCTCGCCGCGCACCCCGAAGTCGCCTACGCCGCCGCGACCACCGGCCCCACCAACCTGTACGCGACCGTGGTGTGCGCCAGTCACCAAGAGCTGTACCGCTACCTCACCACCAGCGTCGCCGCGCTGCCCGCGGTCACCCACGTGGAAACGGCCCCGGTGATCAAGACGGTGAAACAGGCAGCAAACCGGCGGTGA
- a CDS encoding FAD-dependent monooxygenase, with the protein MTAEVLVVGAGPTGMTMANELQLAGVSCVLADRLPRAGELSKAGGLQSRTQEALDQCGLLEPLLATGDYPVTTAHFAGNLLPLVRDRHRFPWRSLPQVALEGFLEKHLAAQGVPVRRNHELVGLEQDAEGVTATFANGVVVRAQYLVAADGGRSTVRKLLGAEFAGRPGTATTVAADVRLSAEVPMHTITPEGYRAQVFPLGADSEGRPLRRLTFGGPGWSRERDVPVTEDEIRAGLKTVFGDRVELVELRYARRITNAALQAVRYRHGRVFLAGDAAHVHLPLGAQGMNTGIQDALNLGWKLAAAVRGTAPEGLLDSYHAERHPVGAAVLRNVQAQTLLLDDGPDAAAARSLFADLVRLPEVQYFLDDLLSGMGFRYAVPGSEDHPLVGLPASGLGPGLRAGRGVLVDPERQLGALAARWADRVDRVETGTEPMLVRPDGYVAWAGDPDGAEPAIRRWFGAPVG; encoded by the coding sequence ATGACTGCCGAGGTGCTGGTCGTCGGAGCCGGTCCGACCGGGATGACGATGGCGAACGAACTCCAGCTCGCCGGGGTGTCCTGCGTGCTGGCGGACCGGCTGCCGCGAGCCGGCGAGCTGTCCAAAGCAGGAGGATTGCAGTCCCGTACGCAGGAGGCGCTCGACCAGTGCGGCCTGCTCGAACCGTTGCTGGCCACCGGCGACTATCCGGTCACCACCGCGCATTTCGCGGGCAATCTGCTGCCGCTGGTCCGCGATCGGCACCGGTTCCCGTGGCGGTCGCTGCCGCAGGTGGCGCTGGAAGGGTTTCTGGAGAAACACCTTGCCGCGCAGGGTGTTCCCGTCCGGCGGAACCACGAACTGGTCGGGCTGGAGCAGGACGCGGAGGGCGTCACCGCGACTTTCGCCAACGGGGTCGTGGTCCGGGCCCAGTACCTGGTCGCGGCCGACGGCGGGCGCAGCACGGTACGAAAGCTGCTCGGCGCGGAGTTCGCCGGGCGTCCCGGGACCGCGACGACGGTGGCCGCCGACGTGCGGCTGAGCGCCGAGGTTCCGATGCACACGATCACCCCGGAGGGTTACCGCGCGCAGGTGTTCCCGCTGGGCGCCGACTCCGAAGGACGACCGCTGCGCCGTCTGACGTTCGGGGGACCCGGTTGGTCGCGGGAACGGGACGTGCCGGTCACCGAGGACGAAATCCGCGCCGGGCTGAAGACGGTGTTCGGCGACCGGGTGGAACTGGTCGAACTCCGGTACGCGCGGCGGATCACGAACGCGGCGCTGCAGGCCGTCCGGTACCGGCACGGCCGCGTTTTCCTCGCCGGCGACGCCGCGCACGTGCATCTTCCCCTTGGCGCGCAAGGCATGAACACCGGAATCCAGGACGCGCTGAACCTCGGCTGGAAGCTCGCCGCGGCGGTGCGCGGCACCGCGCCCGAGGGCCTGCTCGACAGCTACCACGCGGAACGGCATCCGGTCGGCGCGGCGGTGCTGCGCAATGTCCAAGCGCAGACGCTGCTTCTGGACGACGGTCCCGACGCGGCCGCGGCCCGGTCGTTGTTCGCGGATCTGGTGCGCTTGCCGGAAGTCCAGTACTTCCTGGACGACCTCCTGTCCGGCATGGGTTTCCGCTACGCCGTCCCGGGCAGCGAGGACCATCCGCTGGTGGGGCTTCCCGCCTCCGGCCTCGGTCCGGGACTGCGAGCCGGACGCGGTGTTCTCGTCGATCCCGAAAGGCAGTTGGGCGCTCTCGCGGCGCGGTGGGCGGACCGGGTCGACCGCGTCGAGACGGGAACCGAGCCGATGCTGGTCCGTCCGGACGGATATGTGGCGTGGGCCGGCGACCCGGACGGGGCGGAGCCAGCGATTCGCCGGTGGTTCGGCGCGCCGGTGGGCTAG